CCAAGGGCTTGGCCGCTTCCTGCAGGAGCTCCTGGCCCGCCCTCTCGAGCGCCTCCTCCAGCCCGGCATAGTCCACAAACACGGGATCCCCAAGAACGGCTGATGCCATCACGGGGATGTGTCCGACGTGTACCAGCGTCACGTGCGCCTCACGCAACTCTTGCGCCAGCCGAACGGCGAAGTCCACGGCGCGCCTCGCATGCATGGACCCATCCGTGGCCACGAGGATTCTCATCAAGACCTCCCCCCGACGCATGCCATTTGGAGTGTCGACGCCATGACGTTCAAAGCTGGCCCGATGGCGGCTGACATCACGTCGCCATACGCGGATATAATTTGGCCGCCAGGCCGACGAAGACGGTGACCGCGAGCAGGAAGACACAGAAATCCACCGCGAGGCCGAGCGTGCTGCTCCCGCCGTTGACCATCAGCGCGCGTAGGGGTCGACCTGGTAGGTCAGCGGGTTGATGGCC
This genomic stretch from bacterium harbors:
- a CDS encoding universal stress protein translates to MRILVATDGSMHARRAVDFAVRLAQELREAHVTLVHVGHIPVMASAVLGDPVFVDYAGLEEALERAGQELLQEAAKPLVSANVPVERDYRSGDPSAEIIRLAGEKKADLIIMGARGLGQIGGLILGSVSERVLHGAHLPVMVVR